The Cloeon dipterum chromosome 3, ieCloDipt1.1, whole genome shotgun sequence genome includes a region encoding these proteins:
- the LOC135940553 gene encoding trypsin eta-like isoform X2, with product MDRDMLRTLVVGIALLVGAHAGVIDSDEAFEGRFTGGASVTPLLETGYIVTIIGTSSLDGVNPTTCGGVIINTTLILTTATCVYKMQSAVLYAGYKNVSADNSANNQTVYMVDKFINPNWEINTGLNDIALIKVYPPFYFNEYVYPIALPKSSVVKGDAVAKVGNLTWFSFGSINNTDNLTLDTIQFAKVTYLSSRPCSSFYIKPPYWFSVPTSMLCLNLTEIGYCNLDNGYPLIGYAKDTKTKIFKPFLVALAAQDRDNFCPQNASVTNFNTPDLFTRIDSSYKWIAANGGPSIQ from the exons ATGGACAGAGATATGTTACGAACCTTAGTCGTCGGTATCGCCCTCCTTGTAGGCGCCCATGCAGGAGTCATAGACTCCGATGAAGCCTTTGAAG GACGATTCACTGGAGGTGCCAGTGTAACCCCACTCCTCGAGACTGGGTATATCGTAACCATTATTGGAACAAGCTCTTTAGACGGAGTAAACCCCACTACTTGCGGTGGTGTTATAATCAACACAACTTTGATCCTGACTACAGCAACTTGCGTTTACAA GATGCAATCAGCCGTGTTGTATGCTGGATACAAGAACGTGTCTGCGGATAATTCAGCCAATAACCAAACGGTGTACATGGtagataaatttatcaatcCAAATTGGGAAATTAACACTGGACTGAACGATATCGCTTTGATTAAAGTTTACCCCCCATTCTACTTCAATG AATACGTGTACCCGATCGCCTTACCAAAAAGCTCAGTAGTCAAGGGTGATGCCGTGGCCAAAGTGGGCAACTTGACTTGGTTCTCCTTTGGTTCCATCAACAATACTGATAACCTTACACTGGATACAATTCAATTTGCCAAAGTTACATACCTGTCATCAAGGCCTTGCAGCTCCTTTTACATCAAGCCTCCCTATTGGTTCAGCGTTCCTACATCGATGTTGTGTTTGAATTTAACGGAAATTGGGTACTGCAAT ttggaCAATGGTTACCCACTCATTGGATACGCAAAGGATACAAAAACCAAGATTTTTAAACCTTTCCTCGTTGCTTTGGCAGCCCAGGATCGGGACAATTTTTGTCCTCAAAACGCATCGGTGACTAACTTCAACACTCCAGATTTATTCACCAGAATCGATTCATCCTACAAGTGGATCGCAGCAAATGGAGGCCCATCAATTCAATGA
- the LOC135940553 gene encoding trypsin-3-like isoform X1 produces the protein MDRDMLRTLVVGIALLVGAHAGVIDSDEAFEGRFTGGASVTPLLETGYIVTIIGNSSIAGVNPTTCGGVIINTTLVLTTATCVFKMQSAVLYAGYKNVSADNSANNQTVYMVDKFINPNWEINTGLNDIALIKVYPPFYFNEYVYPIALPKSSVVKGDAVAKVGNLTWFSFGSINNTDNLTLDTIQFAKVTYLSSRPCSSFYIKPPYWFSVPTSMLCLNLTEIGYCNLDNGYPLIGYAKDTKTKIFKPFLVALAAQDRDNFCPQNASVTNFNTPDLFTRIDSSYKWIAANGGPSIQ, from the exons ATGGACAGAGATATGTTACGAACCTTAGTCGTCGGTATCGCCCTCCTTGTAGGCGCCCATGCAGGAGTCATAGACTCCGATGAAGCCTTTGAAG GACGATTCACTGGAGGTGCCAGTGTAACCCCACTCCTCGAGACTGGGTATATCGTAACCATTATTGGAAATAGCTCAATAGCTGGAGTAAACCCCACTACTTGCGGCGGCGTTATAATCAACACAACTTTGGTCCTGACTACAGCAACTTGCGTGTTCAA GATGCAATCAGCCGTGTTGTATGCTGGATACAAGAACGTGTCTGCGGATAATTCAGCCAATAACCAAACGGTGTACATGGtagataaatttatcaatcCAAATTGGGAAATTAACACTGGACTGAACGATATCGCTTTGATTAAAGTTTACCCCCCATTCTACTTCAATG AATACGTGTATCCGATCGCCTTACCAAAAAGCTCAGTAGTCAAGGGTGATGCCGTGGCCAAAGTGGGCAACTTGACTTGGTTCTCCTTTGGTTCCATCAACAATACTGATAACCTTACACTGGATACAATTCAATTTGCCAAAGTTACATACCTGTCATCAAGGCCTTGCAGCTCCTTTTACATCAAGCCTCCCTATTGGTTCAGCGTTCCTACCTCGATGTTGTGTTTGAATTTAACGGAAATTGGGTACTGCAAT ttggaCAATGGTTACCCACTCATTGGATACGCAAAGGATACAAAAACCAAGATTTTTAAACCTTTCCTCGTTGCTTTGGCAGCCCAGGATCGGGACAATTTTTGTCCTCAAAACGCATCGGTGACTAACTTCAACACTCCAGATTTATTCACCAGAATCGATTCATCCTACAAGTGGATCGCAGCAAATGGAGGCCCATCAATTCAATGA